A window of Marinitoga sp. 1197 contains these coding sequences:
- the nuoF gene encoding NADH-quinone oxidoreductase subunit NuoF, whose protein sequence is MSSYKYHVLICGGTGCTSSKSELIKDNLEKLVKEKGLENDVQIVRTGCFGFCEQGPIVKFLPDNTFYVRVTPEDAEELVNEHIIKGRKVERLLYVEPTEHERIDESKKMPFYKKQIRVALRNAGLINPDDIDEYIANDGYQALAKALSMSPEKVVEEVRESGLRGRGGGGFPTGLKWGFAQKAKGDIKYVVCNADEGDPGAFMDRSVLEGDPHSVIEGMAIAAYAIGANQGYVYIRAEYPLAVKRLENAIKQAKEYGLLGENIFGTNFSFNLEIRLGAGAFVCGEETALLASIEGYRGEPRTKPPFPANKGLWGKPTIINNVETFANIAPILLKGAKWFRSLGTEKSPGTKVFALAGKINNVGLVEVPMGTTLREVIFDIGGGIRENKKFKAVQTGGPSGGCIPAAYLDTPIDFDTLTALGSMMGSGGMIVMDENTCMPDVAKFYLEFSVEESCGKCTPCRIGNVRLLEILDKITSGRATMEDLERMRILGETIKDSALCGLGQTSPNPILSTLHYFKDEYEAHVLDKTCPAGVCKNLITYVIDKEKCVGCTACARVCPVEAINGSIKNPHEIDQEKCIKCGACYATCRFGAIEKI, encoded by the coding sequence ATGTCATCATATAAATATCACGTTTTGATATGTGGTGGTACAGGTTGTACCTCTTCCAAAAGTGAGTTAATAAAAGATAATTTAGAAAAATTAGTTAAAGAAAAAGGTTTGGAAAACGATGTTCAAATAGTTAGAACTGGATGTTTTGGATTCTGTGAACAGGGACCAATAGTGAAATTTTTACCTGATAATACTTTTTATGTAAGAGTTACCCCAGAAGATGCTGAAGAATTGGTAAATGAACATATTATAAAAGGTAGAAAGGTTGAAAGATTATTATATGTTGAACCAACAGAACATGAAAGAATAGATGAATCAAAAAAAATGCCATTTTATAAAAAACAAATAAGAGTTGCTTTAAGAAATGCAGGATTAATCAATCCTGATGATATAGATGAGTATATAGCTAATGATGGATATCAGGCATTAGCTAAAGCTTTATCTATGTCACCTGAAAAAGTTGTTGAAGAAGTTAGAGAATCAGGATTAAGAGGTAGAGGCGGTGGTGGATTTCCTACAGGTTTGAAATGGGGATTCGCCCAAAAAGCTAAAGGTGATATTAAATATGTAGTATGTAATGCCGATGAAGGCGATCCTGGAGCATTTATGGATAGATCCGTTCTTGAAGGTGATCCGCATTCAGTTATCGAAGGTATGGCTATTGCAGCTTATGCTATAGGCGCCAATCAAGGATATGTTTATATAAGAGCTGAATATCCTTTAGCTGTTAAACGATTAGAAAATGCTATAAAGCAGGCAAAAGAATATGGTTTATTGGGAGAAAATATATTTGGGACAAACTTTTCATTTAATTTAGAAATAAGACTTGGGGCTGGAGCTTTTGTTTGTGGAGAAGAAACAGCTTTATTAGCTTCTATTGAAGGATATAGAGGAGAACCAAGAACAAAACCTCCTTTTCCTGCAAATAAAGGATTATGGGGAAAACCCACAATTATAAATAACGTTGAAACATTTGCTAATATAGCTCCAATATTATTAAAAGGGGCAAAATGGTTTAGAAGTTTAGGTACAGAAAAATCTCCAGGAACTAAAGTATTTGCATTAGCTGGTAAAATAAATAATGTTGGACTTGTAGAAGTTCCTATGGGAACTACTTTAAGAGAAGTTATATTTGATATAGGTGGTGGAATTAGAGAAAATAAAAAGTTTAAAGCTGTTCAAACTGGTGGGCCATCAGGAGGATGTATTCCTGCAGCATACTTAGATACACCTATAGATTTTGATACATTAACAGCATTGGGTTCAATGATGGGATCAGGTGGAATGATTGTTATGGACGAAAATACATGTATGCCTGATGTTGCAAAATTTTATCTGGAATTTTCAGTAGAAGAATCATGCGGAAAATGTACTCCATGTAGAATTGGAAATGTTAGATTATTAGAAATATTAGATAAAATTACATCTGGAAGAGCTACTATGGAAGATCTTGAAAGAATGAGGATTCTTGGAGAAACAATTAAAGATTCTGCTCTTTGCGGTTTAGGACAAACATCGCCGAATCCAATTTTATCAACACTTCATTACTTTAAAGATGAATATGAAGCTCATGTTCTTGATAAAACCTGTCCAGCTGGTGTATGTAAAAACTTAATCACATATGTTATAGATAAAGAAAAATGTGTCGGTTGTACCGCTTGTGCAAGAGTTTGTCCTGTTGAAGCTATTAATGGGTCTATTAAAAATCCTCATGAAATAGATCAAGAAAAATGTATCAAATGTGGCGCTTGTTATGCAACATGTAGATTTGGCGCTATAGAAAAGATATAG
- a CDS encoding (2Fe-2S) ferredoxin domain-containing protein translates to MPKIKSLEDLLKQKEEAKSKLSLRKIADKDDIITLKVAMGTCGIAAGAKTTFEKLLEIIEEKNLDNIRVIQTGCMGYCHAEPTVEVNEPGKEPILYGKITGDRAKELIEKHILNGELLQDSIIGETHKSINE, encoded by the coding sequence ATGCCAAAAATAAAAAGCTTAGAAGATTTATTAAAACAAAAAGAAGAAGCTAAAAGTAAATTATCTTTAAGGAAAATAGCTGATAAAGATGACATTATAACTCTCAAAGTTGCAATGGGAACATGTGGAATTGCAGCAGGAGCTAAAACAACCTTTGAGAAATTACTTGAAATTATTGAAGAAAAAAATTTGGATAATATAAGAGTTATACAAACAGGATGTATGGGTTACTGTCATGCTGAACCTACAGTAGAAGTTAACGAACCAGGAAAAGAACCTATATTATATGGAAAAATTACAGGTGATAGAGCAAAAGAATTGATAGAAAAACATATTTTAAATGGAGAATTATTGCAGGACTCAATCATAGGGGAAACTCACAAATCAATTAATGAATAA
- a CDS encoding NADH-quinone oxidoreductase subunit NuoE family protein — MSLELENKFREVEEYIDSLNLENKDKVTKRSYLIHVLHKAQEIIGYLPIEIQKIIAKKLDVHASDVYGVVTFYNFFSMKPKGKYPINVCLGTACYVRGSGDILEEFKKQLGITENETTEDGMFSIHAVRCVGACGLAPVVMIGDEVHGRLTTKDVKRLINEYRNRDK; from the coding sequence ATGTCTTTAGAACTTGAAAACAAATTTAGAGAAGTAGAAGAATATATTGATTCATTAAACCTCGAAAACAAAGATAAAGTAACAAAAAGAAGCTATTTAATTCATGTTTTGCACAAAGCTCAGGAAATAATTGGTTATCTTCCGATTGAAATTCAAAAAATAATAGCAAAAAAACTGGATGTTCATGCATCTGATGTATATGGTGTTGTAACATTTTATAATTTTTTCAGTATGAAACCAAAAGGAAAATATCCTATTAATGTATGTTTAGGTACTGCATGTTATGTTAGAGGTTCGGGTGATATCCTTGAAGAGTTTAAAAAACAACTTGGTATAACAGAAAACGAAACTACAGAAGATGGTATGTTTAGTATCCATGCAGTTAGGTGTGTAGGTGCGTGTGGACTAGCCCCAGTAGTAATGATTGGTGACGAAGTTCACGGAAGATTAACAACAAAAGATGTGAAAAGATTAATAAACGAATATAGAAATAGAGATAAATAA
- a CDS encoding GNAT family N-acetyltransferase, giving the protein MFFKIKDKLEFIEILDSIIKIPKRDVYFFSEVESDFYYMNNIGTLHVLEIENEKSKEKSFKNFIPDNSLIYSILKLSKNSLIPFTIWDLVNFYKNGYKIRYLKEYNKILAFYILKNNVVDFVFFENENINLITQTLKDISYFVNNSYVINVYSNQKNFKNLLSNKNTIDIRNFYIYKLNSHGIYITNPQKNDSKKIINFYEKVFSNSTTLATQLNEFNKTVKDFEEIINLSKKLFGLRILVTKFTDKIIGNADIYWNIQRQRLKKTAKLGISVLESFRNMGIATTLINNHITWCIENPDIHRLELEVFSNNIKAISLYKKLGFVEEGRRKEAVYIDSKYLDIIMMGYITEPIFLF; this is encoded by the coding sequence ATGTTTTTCAAAATAAAAGATAAATTAGAATTTATAGAGATACTCGATTCAATAATTAAAATACCTAAAAGAGATGTTTACTTCTTTTCCGAAGTAGAAAGTGACTTTTATTATATGAATAATATAGGAACTTTACATGTTTTAGAAATAGAAAATGAAAAAAGCAAAGAAAAAAGTTTCAAAAATTTTATTCCAGATAATAGTCTTATATATTCAATTTTAAAATTATCAAAAAATTCCTTAATTCCATTTACTATATGGGATTTGGTAAATTTTTATAAAAATGGATATAAAATTCGCTATTTAAAGGAATATAATAAAATTTTGGCATTTTACATATTAAAAAACAATGTTGTAGATTTTGTTTTTTTTGAAAATGAAAATATAAATTTAATTACTCAAACTTTAAAAGATATTTCTTACTTTGTCAATAACTCATACGTTATAAACGTATATTCTAATCAAAAAAATTTTAAAAATTTATTATCAAACAAAAATACTATTGATATAAGAAATTTTTATATTTATAAATTAAATTCGCATGGTATATATATTACAAATCCTCAAAAAAATGATTCAAAAAAGATAATTAATTTTTATGAAAAAGTTTTTTCAAATTCAACTACACTGGCAACTCAACTAAACGAATTTAATAAAACAGTTAAAGACTTTGAGGAAATCATCAACTTATCAAAAAAATTGTTTGGATTAAGGATATTAGTTACAAAATTTACTGATAAAATAATAGGTAATGCTGATATTTATTGGAATATTCAAAGACAAAGATTAAAAAAAACTGCTAAATTGGGAATTAGTGTACTTGAAAGTTTTAGAAATATGGGTATAGCCACAACATTAATTAACAATCATATAACATGGTGTATAGAAAATCCCGATATACATAGACTCGAATTAGAAGTTTTTTCAAATAACATAAAAGCTATCTCTTTGTATAAAAAATTAGGTTTTGTTGAAGAGGGACGACGTAAAGAAGCTGTTTATATTGACTCTAAATATTTAGATATTATAATGATGGGGTATATAACAGAACCAATTTTTTTGTTTTAA
- a CDS encoding YifB family Mg chelatase-like AAA ATPase produces the protein MKYSKVNSAYVSGFEVKPIIVEVDINSKATQQIFKIVGMPNTAILESQKRVYSAIRNSGFKFPNGNVTVNLAPSNIKKHGTHFDLPIAISILLASKQLNFNIDNYYIFGEIGLNGEIRGIPGITLLLLDISHKNKNARFIIPKENEEESLFIEKNTVYIINKLTDIIHIFDPEKSENYKASPKNTYYEKNDEQLDFSEIKGQFFAKRGAEIAAAGFHNLLMKGSPGSGKTMIARRIPTILPEMTKDEIIESTKIYSIYGYLNMVIKKRPFRSPHHSASAVSIIGGGADSKPGEVSLANNGVLFLDEFPEFRTDVIEALRQPMEDGIVTISRAKLIATYPAKFMLIAAQNPCPCGYYGDPEHECTCTLNQINNYNRKISGPVYDRIDIRIKIERVKIDDIFSNINEESSATIRERVRKASYIQIKRQGKLNGKLTQKEVKKIIKLDESVERFLKTGAKKFKMTGRGINRILKVARTIADLKGSDKIKIEDIAEAFQFRGD, from the coding sequence GTGAAATACTCAAAAGTGAATAGCGCATATGTTTCAGGTTTTGAAGTAAAACCTATTATTGTGGAAGTTGATATAAATTCAAAAGCAACACAACAAATCTTTAAGATAGTTGGCATGCCAAATACAGCAATTTTAGAAAGTCAAAAAAGAGTATATAGTGCTATAAGAAATTCAGGATTTAAATTCCCAAATGGGAATGTAACCGTAAATCTTGCACCAAGTAATATTAAAAAACACGGAACACATTTTGATTTGCCAATAGCGATATCTATATTATTGGCTTCAAAACAATTAAATTTTAATATTGATAATTATTATATATTTGGTGAAATTGGGTTAAACGGTGAAATCAGAGGAATACCAGGAATAACATTATTGTTACTGGATATATCCCATAAAAATAAAAATGCCCGGTTTATAATTCCAAAAGAAAATGAAGAAGAATCTTTGTTTATAGAAAAAAATACAGTTTATATAATTAATAAATTAACTGATATAATTCATATATTCGATCCAGAAAAATCTGAAAATTATAAAGCTTCTCCTAAAAATACATATTATGAAAAGAATGATGAACAACTTGATTTTTCAGAAATAAAAGGGCAATTTTTTGCAAAAAGAGGAGCTGAAATAGCCGCAGCTGGATTTCATAACTTATTAATGAAGGGAAGCCCAGGATCTGGTAAAACAATGATTGCACGAAGAATTCCTACTATCTTACCTGAAATGACAAAAGATGAAATAATAGAATCAACAAAAATCTATTCTATATATGGTTATCTAAATATGGTAATAAAAAAACGTCCTTTTCGCTCTCCACACCATTCTGCATCTGCTGTTTCAATAATTGGTGGTGGTGCCGATTCAAAACCCGGAGAGGTTAGCCTGGCAAATAATGGTGTTTTATTCTTAGATGAATTTCCTGAATTCAGAACAGATGTAATTGAAGCTCTCAGACAACCTATGGAAGATGGAATTGTTACGATTTCCAGAGCAAAATTAATTGCTACATATCCCGCAAAATTTATGTTAATCGCAGCACAAAATCCATGTCCCTGTGGATATTATGGTGACCCAGAGCATGAATGCACATGCACATTAAACCAAATTAATAATTATAATAGAAAAATATCGGGCCCAGTTTATGATAGAATCGATATCAGAATAAAGATCGAACGTGTTAAAATAGATGATATTTTCAGCAATATAAATGAAGAAAGTTCAGCAACTATACGCGAAAGAGTAAGAAAAGCAAGTTATATACAAATAAAAAGACAGGGAAAACTAAATGGAAAACTTACCCAAAAGGAAGTAAAAAAAATTATTAAGCTTGATGAAAGTGTTGAAAGGTTTTTAAAAACTGGTGCGAAAAAATTTAAAATGACCGGCAGAGGAATTAATAGAATATTAAAAGTTGCACGAACAATAGCCGATTTAAAAGGAAGCGATAAAATAAAAATTGAAGATATAGCAGAGGCCTTTCAATTCAGGGGGGATTAA
- the ltaE gene encoding low-specificity L-threonine aldolase codes for MKFIDLRSDTVTLPTEEMRKAMCEAEVGDDVYEEDPTIKKLEELAADILGKDAALFVPSGTFGNQLALFTHCNKGDEVILGDDCHIVQHEAGAAAIIAGVQLRTIKSNKGMLPPEEIERRIRKVEDIHFPKTGLITLENAHSNGRAIQLENFEKIKTIADKYNIPIHLDGARLFNAAISLNVEPQKIASYADSINICLSKGLCAPVGSLLVGSYDFIKNAKRNRKIMGGGLRQAGILAAAGIIALNKMRFRLNEDHEKAKYLAHKLSKLGFIDIVEDVDINMVFFKINKNFNDNEFILYMKDNGIKINPPEENIYRFVTHYWIKKEDIDKTIKNIEKYFYHSK; via the coding sequence ATGAAATTTATTGATTTGAGAAGCGATACTGTCACATTACCTACCGAAGAAATGAGGAAAGCTATGTGTGAGGCTGAAGTTGGAGACGATGTTTATGAAGAAGATCCCACCATAAAAAAGTTAGAGGAATTGGCAGCCGATATATTAGGAAAAGATGCAGCTCTTTTTGTTCCAAGTGGAACATTTGGAAATCAATTAGCTTTATTCACACATTGTAATAAAGGTGATGAGGTAATATTAGGTGACGATTGTCATATTGTTCAACATGAAGCTGGAGCTGCTGCAATCATCGCAGGTGTTCAATTACGTACAATTAAATCAAATAAAGGCATGCTTCCTCCAGAAGAAATAGAAAGAAGAATAAGAAAGGTTGAAGATATACATTTTCCTAAAACCGGATTGATTACATTAGAAAATGCTCATTCTAATGGAAGAGCCATACAGTTAGAAAATTTTGAAAAAATAAAAACAATAGCTGATAAATATAATATTCCTATACATTTAGATGGTGCAAGATTATTCAATGCCGCCATATCATTAAACGTTGAACCGCAAAAAATAGCTTCATATGCAGATTCTATTAACATCTGCCTTTCAAAGGGGTTGTGCGCTCCTGTTGGCTCTTTACTTGTTGGAAGTTATGATTTTATAAAAAATGCTAAAAGAAATAGAAAAATTATGGGTGGCGGTCTAAGACAGGCAGGAATATTAGCAGCTGCAGGAATAATTGCTTTAAATAAAATGCGTTTTAGATTAAATGAAGACCATGAAAAGGCTAAATATTTGGCTCATAAACTTTCTAAACTTGGTTTTATTGATATTGTCGAAGATGTTGATATTAATATGGTGTTTTTTAAAATAAATAAAAATTTTAATGATAATGAGTTTATATTATATATGAAAGACAATGGTATAAAAATAAATCCACCAGAAGAAAACATATACAGGTTTGTTACTCATTACTGGATAAAAAAAGAGGATATCGATAAAACAATAAAAAATATAGAAAAATATTTTTATCATAGTAAATAA
- a CDS encoding transcription repressor NadR — protein MDKKQRILKILENSENPVKGKILAEKIGISRQMIIQYISRLKSDGHKIIATRDGYILEKELGIRKMIAVKHSTDEIENELFAIVQAGGKIIDVIVEHPLYGEIKGRIDVKNEEDIIRFMSLLKTTQATPLLELSDGVHIHTIEVKDEKTFEKVKEAIKKYLILDF, from the coding sequence ATGGATAAAAAACAAAGGATTTTAAAAATTTTAGAGAATTCAGAAAATCCTGTAAAAGGCAAAATATTAGCAGAAAAAATTGGTATAAGCCGTCAGATGATTATACAATATATATCCAGATTAAAATCAGATGGACATAAAATTATTGCTACAAGAGATGGATATATTCTGGAAAAAGAATTAGGAATTAGAAAGATGATAGCTGTAAAGCATTCAACAGATGAAATTGAAAATGAACTATTTGCTATTGTACAGGCGGGAGGAAAGATTATAGATGTTATTGTTGAACACCCTCTTTATGGTGAAATTAAAGGAAGAATCGATGTAAAAAACGAAGAAGATATTATAAGATTTATGAGTTTATTAAAAACCACACAAGCAACACCATTATTGGAATTATCAGATGGCGTTCATATTCATACAATTGAGGTCAAAGATGAAAAAACCTTCGAAAAAGTAAAAGAAGCGATAAAAAAATACTTAATTTTAGATTTTTGA
- a CDS encoding HD domain-containing protein, which produces MKNNFINLVYNYVINENFDSTHDLGHILRVTKNAEFIAKNENADIEVVIISALLHDIARNDELSGKIEDHALEGARRAEIFLRKIKYPKYRKVSYCIEHHRFRKKNIPETLEAKIIQDADRLDALGYVGITRVFMHKNGGDLKERIEHFYEKILKLKHLMNTETAKILVEEKSKIVETFIKGLQKELLYIYEVDDG; this is translated from the coding sequence ATGAAAAATAATTTTATTAATCTTGTGTATAATTATGTTATAAATGAAAATTTTGATTCTACACACGATTTAGGTCATATACTAAGAGTTACAAAAAATGCTGAATTTATAGCAAAAAACGAAAATGCCGATATAGAAGTTGTTATTATTTCAGCTTTACTTCATGATATAGCAAGAAATGATGAATTATCCGGAAAAATAGAAGATCATGCGCTCGAGGGTGCAAGAAGAGCTGAAATTTTTTTAAGAAAAATTAAGTATCCAAAATATAGAAAAGTTTCATATTGTATAGAACATCACAGATTTAGAAAGAAAAATATTCCAGAAACATTAGAAGCAAAAATTATACAAGATGCTGATAGATTAGATGCTTTAGGATACGTGGGAATAACAAGAGTTTTCATGCATAAAAATGGCGGAGATTTAAAAGAAAGAATCGAACACTTTTACGAAAAAATACTTAAACTCAAACATTTAATGAATACAGAAACCGCTAAAATATTGGTAGAAGAAAAATCCAAAATTGTTGAAACATTTATAAAAGGTTTGCAAAAAGAATTATTATATATTTATGAGGTGGATGATGGATAA
- a CDS encoding UPF0158 family protein yields the protein MDAQFSETTKYYNKKTGEFVTIENDFLSKAEYDDYDYIYSKAQDWEKEELKLADAILTYPEIYIPIPSQYDIYEYKIMRNFSIYMVDDETSEILLNALNGRGAFRFFKYEISRLGLRDKYYEYKMEKLKEIAIEWCEEHGLEYYEE from the coding sequence ATGGATGCGCAATTCTCAGAAACAACCAAATATTATAACAAAAAAACAGGTGAATTTGTTACGATTGAAAACGACTTTCTTTCAAAAGCTGAGTATGATGATTATGATTATATCTATTCAAAAGCTCAAGATTGGGAAAAAGAAGAGTTGAAATTAGCAGATGCTATATTAACTTATCCAGAAATCTATATTCCAATACCCTCGCAATATGATATTTATGAATATAAGATTATGAGAAACTTTTCTATTTATATGGTTGATGATGAAACTTCTGAAATTTTATTAAATGCACTTAATGGTAGAGGAGCATTTAGATTTTTTAAATATGAAATCTCCAGGCTTGGTTTAAGAGATAAGTATTATGAATACAAAATGGAAAAATTGAAAGAAATTGCTATAGAGTGGTGTGAAGAACATGGATTAGAATATTATGAGGAATAG